The Halobacterium hubeiense genome contains the following window.
CAGCAGCTCGTCGGCGTGTCGCTCGCCGGCGGCCGCCGGGTCGTCGTCGAAGGTCGCCGCCCTGTCGAGGACCGTCTCGATGTCGGCCCGCGAGAGCTGTTTGGCGGTGAGGAGGTGGTCGTGACGCATCGGTTCAGTACGCGACCCCCGGAAGCGTAAAGCTCCCGGAGCGCACCCGCTCCGGGATGTGCCACCGCGCCCCACTCGTGCCGAGGTTCAAGTGCGAAGCCGCGACCACCTGCTCGCGTGCTGGCAGTCGCGGGCGGCAAGGGCGGCAGCGGCAAGACCACCACCGCGCTCGGGCTGGCGGGCGCGCTCGTCGAGCGGCGGCGCCGGCCGCTGGTCGCGGACTGCGACCTCGACGCGCCGAACCTCCACTTGCGCGCGGACGTCCCGCGGGACCCCGGCGCCGACGCCTCGACTCCGACCGCGGCCGTCCACGAGTCGGCGACCGTCCCGGGCGCGGACGTGCTCCCCGCGGGCGACGCGGACGGCGACGACCTCGCCGCGGCACTCGACGCGCTGCCCGAATCGCGGCCCGTCATCTTGGACTGCCCCGCGGGCGCCAGCGAGGCCGCAGTCCGTCCCTTGCGCGCCGCTGACGCCTGCGTCGTCGTCGCGACCGACACCCGGGAGGGAATCGAGGACGCCGTCAAGACCGCCGCGATGGCGCGCGCGGTCGGGACACCAGTGCGTGTCGTCGCTGTCACCCGCACGGCCAGCGTCCCGGTCGGCCTCGCGGACGCGGCGGCCGCCGACGCCGTGCCGATTCCCGACGCCGCAACGCCGCTGGAAGCCCGAGAGACCGCC
Protein-coding sequences here:
- a CDS encoding MinD/ParA family ATP-binding protein; protein product: MLAVAGGKGGSGKTTTALGLAGALVERRRRPLVADCDLDAPNLHLRADVPRDPGADASTPTAAVHESATVPGADVLPAGDADGDDLAAALDALPESRPVILDCPAGASEAAVRPLRAADACVVVATDTREGIEDAVKTAAMARAVGTPVRVVAVTRTASVPVGLADAAAADAVPIPDAATPLEARETAAAYATFADYAEPNT